A section of the Oceanispirochaeta sp. genome encodes:
- a CDS encoding TIM-barrel domain-containing protein: MKHNRAIHSLNSVNQNKSSLVFSGVNGQIHITACRQGVYHIEYTFYHQIQGESQKRAASELYDPVRFETNELPVLSKETDELYTLTSGKDTLILRKADGVLTALHNDQIVHGGVIGSSDTVLPRYPLRILGGTGDETRVRFNFKMDDQDRFYGLGDKSGGLNKRGQRYQMFNRDALGYKASFSDPLYKSIPFLIKQSNEENCFTGLYFPATTMGDIDLGRESNFFYSIEMKGGPFAYVVFTGDSAWEILDGYTFLTGRPALPPLFTFGFLGSSMNYTDPDDADARVTGYFDNIEKHHIPCEGFYFSSGYVRADNGERYTFEWHKGKFPDPSKAIRAYRDRGYHIACNIKPGFLLTHPRYKELDEKGFFIQDQEGDSYSEYYWGNNASFIDLTNPGALDWWKKQLKEKLIDYGVSGIWNDNNELELEDQSLDAQKIRAIYPILMAKASWEVFKEIAPDKRPWVISRSGGAGLQQYARTWTGDNTSDYESMKYNKFMGMGLGLSGNPFYGHDIGGFFGDHPDTKQFIRWCQSAVFQPRFVIHSWNADGNPTEPWSFPEALETIRGLVEKHYEFMPYIYNTAIEASLTGIPMERPLVLQFPHDKGLDPDCDHYMFGDNILVLSAVKEGMETVTCTLPSGCRWFDPFTDQTFEGGQTLEFDYPYEDARYLVKNGSVVVTSPGCCKLNTGYFQSLRFNVRPEEGEIIESIYREDCGDSSWKEGSYSSYSVKIDTLQYRLEISRLTLAVDATDSDRKIEICLPEAYTFDDGSQVYEISGMPEQLILKFSKQ; the protein is encoded by the coding sequence TTGAAACACAACCGTGCCATTCACAGCCTTAATTCTGTGAATCAGAATAAATCATCACTGGTCTTCTCCGGTGTAAACGGACAGATTCATATTACTGCATGCAGGCAGGGGGTTTATCATATTGAATACACCTTCTATCACCAGATTCAGGGTGAGAGCCAGAAAAGAGCAGCCTCAGAACTGTACGATCCAGTCCGGTTTGAAACAAACGAGTTACCGGTGCTTTCAAAAGAAACCGATGAGTTGTATACACTGACATCCGGTAAGGATACTCTGATTCTGAGAAAAGCTGACGGAGTTCTAACAGCTCTTCATAATGACCAGATTGTTCACGGAGGTGTTATAGGCTCATCCGATACAGTACTGCCTCGTTACCCCCTGCGTATACTGGGCGGGACTGGAGATGAAACCCGTGTGCGATTTAACTTTAAAATGGATGACCAGGACCGGTTTTACGGTTTGGGAGACAAGAGCGGAGGGCTAAATAAAAGAGGCCAGCGCTACCAGATGTTCAACCGTGATGCCCTGGGATATAAAGCATCCTTTTCAGATCCTCTTTATAAATCAATTCCCTTTCTGATAAAACAGTCCAATGAAGAGAACTGTTTTACAGGGCTCTACTTTCCAGCCACAACCATGGGCGATATAGACCTGGGACGTGAAAGTAACTTTTTCTACTCGATAGAAATGAAGGGTGGACCCTTTGCTTATGTTGTTTTCACCGGAGACAGCGCCTGGGAGATACTGGATGGCTACACCTTCCTCACAGGCCGACCGGCCCTTCCACCGCTCTTTACCTTTGGCTTTCTGGGTTCTTCCATGAACTATACAGATCCGGATGATGCCGATGCGAGAGTTACAGGCTATTTTGACAATATTGAGAAACACCATATACCCTGTGAGGGATTTTACTTCTCATCAGGCTATGTAAGAGCAGATAACGGAGAACGTTATACATTCGAATGGCACAAGGGAAAATTTCCCGATCCATCTAAAGCCATCAGAGCCTACAGAGACAGAGGGTATCACATTGCCTGTAATATAAAACCAGGATTTCTCCTGACACATCCCCGCTACAAAGAACTGGATGAGAAAGGTTTTTTCATCCAGGATCAGGAAGGTGATTCCTATAGTGAATACTATTGGGGAAACAATGCCTCATTCATAGACCTGACCAATCCCGGGGCCCTTGACTGGTGGAAAAAGCAGCTCAAGGAAAAGCTGATAGATTATGGAGTCTCGGGTATCTGGAATGACAATAATGAACTGGAACTGGAGGATCAAAGCCTTGACGCCCAGAAAATAAGAGCCATCTACCCCATCCTGATGGCCAAAGCCTCCTGGGAAGTATTCAAGGAGATCGCTCCAGATAAACGCCCCTGGGTCATAAGCAGGTCGGGAGGAGCCGGATTACAGCAATATGCAAGAACATGGACTGGTGATAATACGTCGGATTACGAATCCATGAAATACAACAAGTTCATGGGCATGGGGCTGGGCCTCAGCGGGAATCCATTTTATGGCCATGACATCGGTGGATTTTTCGGTGATCATCCCGATACAAAACAATTCATCCGCTGGTGCCAGTCAGCCGTCTTCCAGCCCCGCTTTGTCATTCATTCATGGAATGCCGATGGGAATCCTACGGAACCGTGGTCGTTTCCGGAAGCTCTAGAAACCATCAGGGGACTTGTGGAAAAACACTATGAGTTCATGCCGTATATATACAATACAGCCATCGAAGCTTCTCTGACAGGTATACCCATGGAACGTCCCCTGGTCCTGCAGTTTCCCCATGACAAAGGTCTCGATCCGGACTGTGACCACTACATGTTCGGCGACAATATTCTTGTTCTCTCGGCTGTAAAAGAAGGCATGGAGACTGTGACCTGTACTCTGCCTTCCGGCTGCCGGTGGTTTGATCCCTTTACAGATCAAACTTTTGAGGGAGGTCAGACCCTGGAATTCGACTATCCCTATGAGGACGCTCGCTATCTTGTGAAGAATGGCTCAGTCGTAGTGACTTCTCCTGGTTGCTGTAAACTGAATACAGGGTATTTTCAGTCTCTGAGATTTAACGTCAGACCTGAAGAAGGAGAAATTATAGAAAGTATCTACCGGGAAGACTGCGGTGACAGTAGCTGGAAAGAGGGTTCTTACAGCAGTTATTCAGTAAAGATAGATACTCTGCAATACAGACTGGAAATCAGCCGCCTGACACTGGCGGTTGATGCTACAGATTCAGATAGAAAGATAGAGATTTGTCTTCCTGAAGCTTATACGTTTGA